The genomic window CAGATGCGCGCCACCTCGCGCCCGATCTGGCCGAAGCCGACGACGCCGACCGTCGAGCCGGCGATCTCGCGCCCGCGCAGGCGTTGGTAGCCGAGCGCCGGATCGCGCCAGCCGCCGCCCGAGACCAGCGCGTGCGCGGACGGGATGCGACGCGCGAGCGACAGCATGAGCCCCAGCGTCATCTCGGCGACGGCGTTGGTGTTGCGGCCTGGCGCGTGCGTTACGGCGACGCCGTGGGCGGTCGCGACGGCGACATCGACCTGGTTGAGCGCGTTGCGGCAGACGCCCACGAGTCTCAGGCCGGGCGCGGCCTCAAACACGTCCTCGAACACGAAGTCCGCCTCAACGACGAGCACCGTGAAATCGCCGGCGTGCAGCCGGGCGCCAAGTTCGGCCGGATCCTGGAGCGTGTTCGTCTCCAGCCAGCTCTCGTAAACGGCGTCCATGCGTGCGCGGAGCCGATCGAGATAGCGGCGCGAGAACGGCGCGAGGATCAGTGCACGCATATGCCATCGACTTCAGGCGACCCGGATGATGTGAATGTTAGCGGACGGCCCTGCGCCGGCTTGCGGCGCGCACGCCGGAGAGCGGAGCGACGATGGACTCCGCGAGTGCCTCGGCCGTCATGGGCGCGCGGGCGCCCGCCGGCGTAATGGCGACCTGCACGGCAAACCCGTCATGCGCGGCGAGGGCGACCGCTGCTGCGTCCTGCGTCGAGTCGACGGTGATGGCGCTCGCCGATGCGGCCTGCTCGAACGCGGCGGCGAGTTGGCCGCGCCACGAACCGTACGCCTGGCTGATGCGCTTGCTGACCTCATCGTTGCGGAGGGCCTGCGACCAGAACTCGAGCAGCACGGCCGGCCAACGCTTCTCTTCGTACGTGAAGAATGATGCGAGAACATCGCGCAGGCCGTCGGCGCTCGAAGCCTCGCCATCGGAAGCGGCGAGCACGGTTGCGCGGTCCTCGGTCCACATGCGGAGGAGTTCCGTGAGGATGTCGTCCTTCGTCGAGAAGTGGAAATAGTAGGCGCCCTTGGAGTAGCCGGCTTCGCGCGAGATGTCATCGACGGTGGCGTGCTCATACCCGCTCGTCGAAAAGAGCTTGAGCGCCGCGTCGATAAGCTTCGCGCGGGTCAGTTTGCGCTGCTCGAACCGGTCGATGGTGGCCCTAGGCATATTCGTTGTACATATCGGCTCCTGGCCGCCGATCCCGCTAGAGT from Dehalococcoidia bacterium includes these protein-coding regions:
- a CDS encoding TetR/AcrR family transcriptional regulator — protein: MPRATIDRFEQRKLTRAKLIDAALKLFSTSGYEHATVDDISREAGYSKGAYYFHFSTKDDILTELLRMWTEDRATVLAASDGEASSADGLRDVLASFFTYEEKRWPAVLLEFWSQALRNDEVSKRISQAYGSWRGQLAAAFEQAASASAITVDSTQDAAAVALAAHDGFAVQVAITPAGARAPMTAEALAESIVAPLSGVRAASRRRAVR
- a CDS encoding NAD(P)-dependent oxidoreductase, which gives rise to MRALILAPFSRRYLDRLRARMDAVYESWLETNTLQDPAELGARLHAGDFTVLVVEADFVFEDVFEAAPGLRLVGVCRNALNQVDVAVATAHGVAVTHAPGRNTNAVAEMTLGLMLSLARRIPSAHALVSGGGWRDPALGYQRLRGREIAGSTVGVVGFGQIGREVARICAALGARVLAHDPIVPPEHLRALGVEPADLDALVAASDFITLHVPADGATHHVVDEAFLARMKSDAFLVNTSGGSVVDPVALANALVQGQIAGAALDVFEGHPLPQSSPLMSASNLLMTPHIGGATSETIDRHSRMITEEIERFIDGRPLLYAVNPEYAAARAP